A window from Mangifera indica cultivar Alphonso chromosome 2, CATAS_Mindica_2.1, whole genome shotgun sequence encodes these proteins:
- the LOC123209816 gene encoding pentatricopeptide repeat-containing protein At3g04750, mitochondrial: MYRYGRGIRFLSFTLAVNRTNWDPTVSLELNHPSLVLLEKCSSRDHFRQILGQMMRTNLIGQTFPMSRLILFSSIAHPENLDIAVLLFTYFTPQPNLYIYNTMISALSFSTRQAFFVYNSMLSLHFWPDKHTLLYLLKASKYMIEVKQIHCHAIIMGLLSYDYLKNSLIKTYMENGQTSLAHKTFLSMPSPDVASFNIMIVGYAKKGCSLEAIKLFHEMVGSGLEPDEFTMLGLVVCCGQLANVRLGKSVHAWMERRKHVISSNLILSNALLDMYVKSEELELARSTFDMLMVKDVVTWNTMIAGFAKVGELKSAQTFFNQMPSKDLVSWNSLIAGYAQSSDYMMVRELFNNMIAQNIMPDNVTMINLVSIAARVGVLDQGRCIHGMVVRMGIKTDAFLGSALIDMYCKCGSIERALIVFRAVTEKDVTLWTTMINGLAFHGYGKKALQLFSEMQQEVKPNNVTIVAVLTACSHSGLVDEGLKLFNSMKEEYGIEPTTEHYGCLVDLLGRSGMLADAKNVIEKMPMKPSQSIWGAILSACRAHGNSEIAEMALRELLKLEPEKGGGYVLLSNIYAANKNWSYSDKIREIMESRGVKKTAGCSSVVVDGHTHDFVATDKRHPRWLDMQSILSTLNSEMKLNADFLLKKS; the protein is encoded by the coding sequence ATGTATCGGTATGGGAGAGGTATTCGCTTCCTGAGTTTTACCTTAGCAGTAAACAGAACCAACTGGGATCCAACTGTATCACTTGAACTCAATCACCCTTCTCTCGTTTTGCTTGAAAAGTGCAGTTCAAGAGATCATTTTAGACAGATTTTGGGGCAGATGATGAGGACCAATCTCATTGGCCAAACATTTCCAATGAGCAGACTTATTTTATTCTCTTCCATTGCACACCCAGAAAACTTAGACATAGCAGTTCTTCTCTTCACTTACTTTACTCCTCAACCAAATCTCTACATTTACAATACCATGATATCGGCTTTGAGTTTTTCCACCAGGCAAGCATTTTTTGTCTACAATTCTATGCTTAGTTTGCATTTTTGGCCTGATAAACACACTCTCCTTTACTTGCTAAAGGCCAGTAAATATATGATAGAGGTAAAACAGATACACTGTCATGCCATTATTATGGGACTGCTGTCTTATGATTATTTGAAGAACTCACTCATTAAGACATATATGGAGAATGGGCAAACGAGTCTTGCTCATAAGACCTTTTTGAGTATGCCAAGTCCAGATGTTGCTTCTTTCAATATCATGATTGTTGGCTATGCCAAGAAGGGATGTAGTTTAGAGGCAATAAAACTATTCCATGAAATGGTGGGTTCAGGTCTTGAACCTGATGAATTTACCATGTTAGGACTTGTTGTTTGTTGTGGTCAATTAGCCAATGTGCGGTTGGGGAAGTCTGTTCATGCGTGGATGGAAAGGAGGAAACACGTTATCTCATCAAATTTGATCTTGAGCAATGCTCTTCTAGATATGTATGTCAAGAGTGAGGAATTAGAGCTTGCCCGAAGCACATTTGACATGTTAATGGTGAAGGATGTTGTTACGTGGAATACCATGATTGCTGGGTTTGCCAAGGTTGGTGAATTGAAGAGTGCACAAACTTTCTTTAATCAAATGCCCAGTAAGGATCTTGTTTCTTGGAATTCTTTGATCGCAGGCTATGCCCAAAGTAGTGATTATATGATGGTGAGAGAATTATTCAATAACATGATTGCTCAGAACATTATGCCTGATAATGTTACAATGATTAACTTGGTTTCGATCGCAGCAAGAGTTGGAGTTCTGGACCAAGGGAGATGCATACATGGAATGGTTGTGAGGATGGGGATAAAAACAGATGCTTTTTTGGGCTCAGCATTGATAGACATGTATTGCAAGTGTGGAAGTATTGAAAGAGCCCTCATAGTTTTTAGGGCGGTTACTGAAAAGGATGTCACACTATGGACAACAATGATTAATGGGTTAGCATTTCATGGTTATGGAAAAAAGGCATTGCAACTGTTTTCAGAGATGCAACAGGAGGTAAAGCCCAACAATGTGACCATTGTTGCTGTTCTTACAGCTTGTAGCCACTCCGGACTTGTGGATGAAGGgcttaaattatttaatagcATGAAGGAAGAGTATGGTATTGAACCAACAACTGAACATTATGGATGTTTGGTGGATCTTTTAGGGCGATCAGGGATGTTGGCTGATGCAAAAAATGTCATTGAAAAGATGCCAATGAAACCCAGCCAATCCATTTGGGGAGCAATTTTGAGTGCTTGTCGGGCTCATGGGAATTCGGAAATTGCAGAGATGGCTTTGAGAGAGTTACTAAAGTTGGAGCCTGAGAAAGGGGGTGGATATGTATTGTTATCCAACATTTATGCTGCTAACAAGAACTGGAGCTATTCTGACAAGATTAGAGAGATCATGGAAAGCAGGGGAGTGAAGAAAACTGCAGGTTGCAGTAGTGTTGTTGTTGATGGACATACTCATGACTTTGTGGCTACAGATAAGCGGCATCCAAGATGGTTAGACATGCAGTCCATTTTGAGTACATTGAATAGTGAAATGAAGTTGAACGCAGATTTTTTACTGAAGAAAAGTTGA
- the LOC123209608 gene encoding transcription factor UNE12-like, with translation MAGNGQEGLGDDFFEQILAVPSGYSTAQPTGEVGSSSTMPMLLQLGSGAAAAVGVGVSDMRNLGMGMAMGMNMNMMPLGLNLEHGFLRQDDNNANNNASSSSPNSSTTSGINERDSVHMPRLFPAFGQLQVHSLRPSTPRPPQLHQPFPGQQTPGVPAAPQPPAIRPRVRARRGQATDPHSIAERLRRERIAERMKALQELVPSCNKTDRAAMLDEIVDYVKFLRLQVKVLSMSRLGAAGAVAQLVADVPLSSVEGESIDGGANQLAWEKWSNDGTEQQVAKLMEEDVGAAMQFLQSKALCIMPISLANAIFETHQPDAQPYIKPESNTPS, from the exons ATGGCTGGCAATGGACAAGAAGGTTTAGGAGATGATTTCTTTGAGCAAATATTGGCGGTCCCTTCAGGCTATTCAACTGCTCAACCCACTGGTGAAGTTGGCTCTAGTTCAACCATGCCCATGTTGCTTCAACTGGGTTCTGgtgctgctgctgctgttggTGTTGGTGTTAGTGACATGCGAAATTTGGGTATGGGGATGGCCATGGGGATGAACATGAATATGATGCCTTTAGGCTTGAATTTGGAACACGGGTTCTTGAGACAAGATGATAACAACGCTAACAAtaatgcttcttcttcttctcctaatTCTTCAACTACTTCTGGAATCAAC GAGAGAGATTCGGTGCACATGCCAAGGTTGTTTCCAGCGTTTGGACAGTTGCAAGTTCATTCTTTACGGCCGTCAACGCCACGCCCACCACAACTCCACCAG CCATTTCCTGGCCAACAAACGCCAGGAGTTCCTGCTGCGCCACAACCTCCTGCCATCCGCCCAAGGGTGAGAGCAAGACGAGGACAAGCCACAGATCCTCATAGCATTGCCGAGAGG TTACGTAGGGAAAGAATTGCAGAAAGAATGAAGGCTTTGCAGGAGTTGGTTCCTAGTTGCAACAAG ACAGATAGGGCAGCCATGCTCGACGAAATTGTGGATTATGTTAAGTTTCTGAGGCTTCAGGTCAAG GTTTTGAGCATGAGTAGGTTGGGTGCGGCTGGTGCAGTGGCTCAGCTTGTTGCTGATGTACCTCTATCATCAGTTGAG GGAGAGAGCATTGATGGTGGAGCCAATCAGCTAGCTTGGGAGAAGTGGTCAAATGATGGAACAGAGCAGCAAGTAGCTAAGCTAATGGAAGAAGATGTTGGTGCTGCAATGCAGTTCCTTCAGTCGAAGGCGCTTTGCATCATGCCCATATCACTTGCCAACGCAATCTTTGAAACCCATCAGCCAGATGCACAGCCGTACATCAAGCCTGAATCAAACACCCCTTCATAG
- the LOC123198661 gene encoding sec-independent protein translocase protein TATA, chloroplastic → MEISSSLTLPLSSSARPLPMLSPSFSSSHSTFFTTGSLFSRTNFKTSYLVLSHRRTKAQNPKKGLSCNALFGLGVPELVVIAGVAALVFGPKKLPEVGKSIGKTVKSFQQAAKEFESELKKDPDSETNLPVEDPTAVNVEEKQGDKVPGSKESV, encoded by the exons ATGGAgatctcttcttctttgacTCTTCCTCTCTCTTCTTCAGCAAGACCTTTACCGATGCTTTCTCCTTCCTTCTCTTCTTCTCACTCCACTTTCTTCACCACCGGGTCTCTCTTCAGCAGAACTAACTTCAAAACTAGTTACTTGGTTCTGAGTCACCGCAGAACGAAAGCTCAGAACCCCAAGAAGGGCCTTTCTTGCAATGCTTTGTTTGGTCTTGGTGTACCTGAACTTGTTGTTATTGCTGGCGTCGCTGCTTTAGTTTTTGGTCCCAAGAAGTTGCCTGAAGTGGGCAAGAGTATCGGCAAGACCGTCAAGAGCTTTCAACAG GCTGCAAAGGAGTTTGAGTCGGAGCTTAAAAAGGATCCTGATTCTGAAACAAACCTGCCTGTGGAGGATCCTACGGCAGTCAATGTAGAGGAGAAACAAGGTGACAAGGTCCCAGGCTCAAAGGAAAGTGTATGA
- the LOC123201280 gene encoding auxin-responsive protein IAA4-like: MAFMETRDLNLDATELRLGLPGTARESEKQTPSPPTARTSKRALPDINEDHPGPKCNGSSHLSDAKKSTKAQVVGWPPVRSYRKNCFQVKQVESEGAGIYVKVSMDGAPYLRKIDLNIYKGYSELLKVLEEMFKFRAGEYSEREGYNGSEHLPTYEDKDGDWMLVGDVPWEMFITSCKRLRIMKGSEASGLGGCAG, translated from the exons atGGCATTTATGGAGACTAGAGATCTCAACCTGGATGCTACAGAGCTTCGGTTAGGCCTCCCGGGCACCGCCCGAGAATCCGAGAAACAGACGCCATCGCCACCCACTGCTAGAACCAGCAAAAGAGCACTGCCCGATATCAATGAAGATCATCCTGGACCTAAATGTAACGGCAGTTCTCATTTATCAGATGCCAAAAAATCCACCAA GGCACAGGTAGTGGGGTGGCCACCAGTTAGATCTTACAGGAAAAATTGCTTCCAAGTAAAGCAAGTGGAGTCTGAAGGTGCAGGAATTTATGTGAAAGTGAGCATGGATGGAGCTCCTTATCTCAGAAAGATTGATTTAAACATCTATAAGGGCTACTCGGAGCTGCTCAAGGTCCTGGAAGAGATGTTCAAGTTCAGAGCCGGAGAGTATTCCGAGAGAGAAGGCTACAATGGCTCCGAACATTTACCCACTTACGAAGACAAAGACGGCGACTGGATGTTGGTCGGAGATGTGCCATGGGAGATGTTCATCACTTCGTGCAAGAGGCTGAGGATCATGAAAGGATCTGAAGCAAGCGGGTTGGGTGGTTGTGCTGGTTAA
- the LOC123209815 gene encoding mediator of RNA polymerase II transcription subunit 14, translating into MGELGQKTVPFSALVSRAADESFALLKELVDKSKSGEESDTDKKINLLKYIVRTQQRMLRLNVLAKWCQQVPLIKYCQQLADTLSSHDSNFIQTADMLFFMHEGLQQARAPIYDVPSAIEVFLSGSYQRLPKCIEDVGMQSILTEEQQKPALKKLDMLVRAKLLEVTLPKEISEVKVSKGTALLRVDGEFKVLVTLGYRGHLSMWRILHLELLVGERSGCVKLEESRRHALGDDLERRMSASENPFMTLYSVLHELCVALVMDTVIRQVQALRLGRWKDAIRFDRISDGVSGSSAQPNQDGEVDSGSLRTPGLKLVYWLELDKNSSSSDSGSCPFIKIEPGPDLQIKCLHSTFVIDPLTGKEAEFALEQSCIDVENLLLRAISCNRYTRLLEIQKELGKNIQICRAAGDVVLQSYMDEPDIDNRKKDNKSDSREYEGLEVLCVRAYGSAFFTLGINIRNGRFLLQSSHDILAPSALSDCEEALNQGSMSAAEIFMSLRSKSILHLFAAIGRFLGLEVYQNGFTAVKVPKNLSNSSTILLMGFPDCGSSYFLLMELDKDFKPMFKLLETQPDQSVKGHSFNDLSHVMRIKKIDISQMQMLEDELNLSILDRTKLLSFLPGAEGPNQTSEHGLLSEFNLDSSIQIAGCPPSSFSSVVDEVFEYEKGPSAPSYPVQSLSSSFATSSASHFGSLPMNIHGVKPGTPSPKWEAGMQISHLNNAVKVPIGAANYNGSLYSSSNVKGPVQSSSFGSLSSGLGRSAAVKKLSASKSDQDLASLRSPHSLEVGSVEEDLVSGNRSSRLLSPPRSASMRVSAPIVKSNGPRSSPTGPLTGSVRVAGSSSLVSTPISQAADIAISQSSSHDVASKLDKNPRKHTVSDMMGLIPSLQGIEVSTGFNNKKRKISESANSQQPSSETLLSTEMVSKVEGYSYGNLVAEANKGNATSSIYVSTLLHVVRHCSLCIKHARLTSQMVALEIPYVEEVGLRNASSNIWFRLPFARGDTWRHICLRLGRPGSMYWDVKINDQHFRDLWELQKGSNSTPWGSGVRIANTSDVDSHIRYDPEGVVLSYQSVEADSIKKLVADIRRLADARMFAIGMRKLLGVKADEKPEESNSNFDAKATVAGKAAVEAADRLSEQMRRAFRIEAVGLMSLWFSFGSGVLARFVVEWESGKEGCTMHVTPDQLWPHTKFLEDFINGAEVASLLDCIRLTAGPLHALAAATRPARAGAIPGAPGVAAAVSTIPKQTGYISSQGLLPTSSTNVSQAASAPTGNLVGASVTGSLGNHNLHSAAMLAAAGRGGPGIVPSSLLPIDVSVVLRGPYWIRIIYRKHFAVDMRCFAGDQVWLQPATPPKGGPSVGGSLPCPQFRPFIMEHVAQELNGLDSNFTGGQQTVGMPNSTPGSGSQLSSANVNRVNIPGSAMPMTVKHVAGLNRVGNPIPGSSNLAVVSSGLPIRRSPGASVPAHVRGELNTAIIGLGDDGGYGGGWVPLVALKKVLRGILKYLGVLWLFAQLPDLLKDILGSILKDNEGALLNLDQEQPALRFFVGGYVFAVSVHRVQLLLQVLSVKRFHQQQQQQQQQNANTAQEELTQSEIGEICDYFSRRVASEPYDASRVASFITLLTLPISVLREFLKLIAWKKGLAQAQGGEIAPSQKPRIELCLESHSGITVDGNSDNSSASKSNIHYDRPHNSVDFALTVVLDPAHIPHINAAGGAAWLPYCVSVRLRYSFGENPTVSFLGMEGSHGGRACWLRVDEWEKCKQRVARTVEVSGASSVDLTQGRLRVVADSVQRTLHVCLQGLREVAVAAASSVAT; encoded by the exons ATGGGGGAATTAGGGCAGAAGACGGTGCCGTTTTCGGCTCTTGTGAGTCGAGCCGCCGACGAGTCTTTTGCTCTACTCAAAGAGCTTGTTGACAAATCGAAGAGTGGCGAAGAGTCTGATACCGACAAGAAGATTAACTTGTTGAAGTATATTGTGAGAACTCAGCAACGCATGCTGCGACTCAATGTTCTTGCCAAGTGGTGCCAACAG GTTCCACTTATAAAGTATTGTCAGCAACTTGCAGATACTCTATCAAGTCATGATTCAAATTTCATCCAAACTGCAGACATGCTGTTTTTCATGCATGAGGGGCTACAGCAAGCTCGTGCTCCTATCTATGATGTTCCGTCAGCTATTGAAGTTTTCCTGTCAGGATCTTATCAGCGGTTACCAAAATGTATAGAAGATGTGGGTATGCAAAGCATATTAACTGAAGAGCAGCAGAAGCCGGCTTTGAAAAAGCTGGACATGCTTGTACGGGCTAAATTGCTTGAAGTTACACTGCCAAAGGAAATTTCTGAGGTGAAAGTTTCCAAAGGTACGGCACTACTTCGTGTAGATGGAGAATTTAAAGTACTAGTTACTCTTGGTTATCGAGGACACCTTTCAATGTGGAGGATACTGCATTTGGAGCTGCTTGTTGGTGAGAGAAGTGGATGTGTGAAGTTGGAAGAATCACGACGGCATGCTCTGGGAGATGATTTAGAGCGCAGAATGTCTGCATCGGAAAATCCATTCATGACATTGTACTCAGTTCTCCATGAGCTTTGTGTTGCACTTGTTATGGACACTGTCATAAGGCAAGTGCAAGCACTTCGACTGGGGAGATGGAAGGATGCAATTCGGTTTGACCGCATATCTGATGGAGTGAGTGGAAGTTCTGCACAACCGAACCAAGATGGTGAAGTTGATTCTGGCAGTCTACGAACTCCGGGGTTAAAATTAGTATATTGGCTAGAATTGGATAAAAACTCAAGTTCTTCTGACTCAGGATCATGTCCATTCATAAAAATCGAACCTGGACCAGATCTGCAAATAAAATGCCTCCATAGTACATTTGTTATAGATCCATTAACCGGAAAGGAGGCAGAATTTGCACTTGAACAAAGTTGCATAGATGTGGAAAATTTACTGTTGAGAGCTATTTCTTGTAATAGATATACTCGTTTGCTTGAAATTCAGAAGGAATTGGGTAAGAATATTCAGATCTGTCGAGCTGCAGGTGATGTTGTTCTTCAATCTTACATGGATGAACCTGATATTGACAATAGAAAG AAAGATAACAAGTCAGACTCTAGGGAATATGAGGGACTGGAAGTATTATGTGTTCGTGCCTATGGCTCAGCATTCTTTACACTTGGAATTAATATAAG GAATGGCCGGTTTCTTCTCCAATCATCCCATGATATTCTAGCACCTTCAGCACTATCAGATTGTGAAGAAGCATTAAATCAGGGGAGTATGTCTGCGGCTGAAATTTTTATGAGCTTGAGAAGCAAAAGTATTTTGCATTTGTTTGCTGCTATTGGCAGGTTTTTAGGCCTTGAG GTTTATCAAAATGGTTTTACAGCAGTGAAAGTGCCAAAGAACCTTTCAAATAGTTCAACCATATTGCTGATGGGGTTTCCTGACTGTGGGAGTTCTTATTTTCTGCTCATGGAACTAGATAAGGATTTCAAACCTATGTTTAAATTGCTGGAGACTCAACCAGATCAATCGGTGAAAGGTCATTCTTTTAATGACTTAAGTCATGTGATGCGCATCAAGAAAATTGACATCAGTCAGATGCAGATGCTTGAAGATGAACTCAATTTGAGCATACTTGACAGGACAAAATTACTTTCGTTTCTGCCTGGTGCAGAGGGTCCCAATCAGACCTCTGAACATGGTCTTCTTTCTGAATTCAATCTTGACAGTTCTATTCAGATTGCCGGATGTCCTCCATCAAGTTTTTCATCTGTTGTTGATGAAGTTTTTGAATATGAGAAAGGGCCATCTGCGCCTTCTTACCCTGTTCAGAGTCTCTCTTCATCATTTGCTACATCTTCTGCTTCTCATTTTGGTTCTTTGCCTATGAATATTCATGGTGTAAAGCCTGGAACTCCCTCTCCAAAGTGGGAGGCAGGTATGCAGATTTCACATCTTAATAATGCTGTAAAAGTTCCAATTGGGGCTGCCAATTATAATGGTTCTTTATATTCGTCAAGCAATGTGAAGGGCCCTGTACAATCTAGTTCTTTCGGTTCACTATCCTCTGGTTTAGGAAGAAGTGCAGCTGTAAAGAAACTTTCAGCATCAAAATCTGATCAGGATTTGGCTTCTCTAAGATCTCCACATTCGCTTGAGGTGGGCAGTGTGGAGGAAGATTTAGTATCTGGGAATAGGTCATCTCGACTTCTATCTCCTCCAAGGTCAGCTTCTATGCGTGTCTCTGCACCAATTGTGAAATCAAATGGACCCCGAAGCTCACCTACTGGGCCCCTCACCGGATCTGTCAGAGTTGCTGGCTCGAGCTCCTTAGTTTCAACTCCCATAT CCCAGGCAGCAGATATTGCAATTTCCCAGAGCTCTTCCCATGATGTTGCCTCAAAACTTGATAAAAATCCACGAAAGCATACTGTTTCTGATATGATGGGTTTGATTCCATCACTCCAAGGCATAGAAGTCTCTACAGGATTTAacaataagaaaaggaaaatatcagAATCAGCTAATTCTCAGCAGCCTTCATCTGAGACACTTTTATCGACTGAAATGGTTTCTAAGGTGGAAGGATACAGTTATGGGAATCTTGTTGCTGAAGCAAATAAAGGAAATGCAACTTCAAGTATTTATGTTTCTACTCTTCTCCATGTGGTTAGGCATTGTTCGCTATGTATTAAGCATGCCAGACTAACGAGCCAGATGGTGGCATTGGAAATTCCTTATGTTGAAGAAGTGGGTCTAAGAAATGCATCCTCTAATATATGGTTCCGGCTTCCATTTGCCCGAGGTGATACATGGCGACACATATGCTTGCGACTTGGCAGGCCTGGAAGCATGTATTGGGATGTCAAAATAAATGATCAGCACTTCAGGGATTTGTGGGAACTTCAGAAGGGAAGCAATAGTACCCCATGGGGCTCTGGTGTTCGAATTGCCAATACGTCTGATGTAGATTCTCACATTCGTTATGATCCAGAAGGTGTTGTTCTAAGTTATCAGTCTGTTGAGGCTGATAGTATCAAGAAGTTAGTTGCAGATATTCGAAGGCTTGCGGATGCTCGGATGTTTGCCATTGGGATGAGGAAACTGCTAGGAGTAAAAGCAGATGAGAAACCAGAAGAGAGCAACTCGAACTTTGATGCTAAAGCAACAGTAGCAGGCAAAGCTGCTGTTGAGGCAGCTGATAGGTTATCGGAACAAATGAGGAGGGCATTTAGAATTGAGGCTGTTGGACTAATGAGTTTGTGGTTTAGCTTTGGTTCAGGGGTCCTAGCTCGCTTCGTTGTTGAGTGGGAATCAGGTAAAGAAGGTTGCACCATGCATGTTACTCCTGACCAACTTTGGCCTCATACCAAG tttttaGAAGATTTCATAAATGGAGCTGAAGTTGCATCGCTTCTGGACTGCATTCGCCTCACTGCAGGACCTTTGCATGCCCTTGCTGCTGCAACTCGTCCTGCACGTGCTGGTGCCATTCCTGGGGCCCCTGGAGTAGCTGCAGCTGTTTCTACCATCCCAAAACAGACGGGTTATATATCATCACAAGGACTTCTTCCAACCAGTTCAACAAATGTTAGTCAGGCTGCTTCTGCCCCCACAGGAAACCTGGTTGGAGCTAGTGTTACAGGCTCTCTAGGGAACCATAATCTTCATAGTGCTGCAATGTTAGCTGCTGCAGGGCGAGGTGGTCCTGGCATTGTTCCAAGCTCACTGTTGCCAATCGATGTTTCTGTTGTATTACGGGGCCCATATTGGATACGAATAATATATCGCAAACATTTTGCTGTTGACATGCGATGCTTTGCCGGAGATCAGGTCTGGTTGCAGCCTGCAACACCGCCCAAGGGAGGGCCCTCAGTTGGAGGGTCATTACCATGTCCACAATTTAGGCCTTTCATCATGGAGCATGTTGCCCAGGAGCTGAAtggattagattcaaattttacTGGTGGTCAACAGACAGTTGGAATGCCGAATTCCACCCCAGGTTCGGGCTCACAGCTGTCAAGTGCAAATGTAAATAGAGTTAACATTCCTGGTTCTGCAATGCCCATGACAGTAAAGCACGTGGCTGGTTTGAACCGTGTTGGTAATCCTATTCCAGGATCATCAAATTTGGCTGTTGTAAGTTCTGGTTTGCCTATACGTAGATCTCCTGGTGCTAGTGTCCCTGCCCATGTTAGAGGAGAACTGAATACAGCTATTATAGGTCTTGGTGATGATGGAGGTTATGGAGGTGGATGGGTTCCTCTTGTTGCTCTTAAGAAGGTGTTAAGAGGCATTCTTAAATACCTTGGAGTGCTTTGGCTATTTGCACAGTTGCCtgatcttttgaaagatatccTGGGATCCATTTTGAAGGACAATGAAGGTGCACTTTTGAATTTGGACCAGGAACAGCCTGCATTACGTTTCTTTGTGGG GGGCTATGTATTCGCTGTTAGTGTCCACAGAGTTCAACTTCTTCTCCAAGTCCTTAGTGTAAAGCGTTTCCATCAGCAGcaacaacagcagcagcagcaaaaTGCCAACACTGCTCAAGAGGAACTAACTCAGTCCGAAATAGGAGAGATATGTGATTACTTCAGTCGTCGTGTTGCATCAGAGCCCTATGATGCTTCTCGTGTAGCATCATTCATTACTCTTCTCACCTTGCCTATATCAGTTCTTAGagaattcttaaaattaatagcgTGGAAAAAAGGATTAGCACAGGCACAAGGTGGTGAAATCGCTCCCTCACAAAAACCCCGTATCGAACTATGCCTTGAAAGTCATAGTGGGATCACTGTGGATGGCAATTCTGACAATTCATCTGCTTCCAAAAGCAATATTCACTATGATAGGCCACATAACTCTGTTGATTTTGCACTGACTGTTGTTCTCGATCCTGCTCACATACCTCATATAAATGCTGCTGGTGGTGCTGCTTGGTTGCCCTACTGTGTCTCTGTGAGGCTGAGATATTCATTTGGCGAAAATCCTACTGTTTCCTTTCTTGGTATGGAAGGAAGCCATGGAGGACGAGCTTGCTGGTTGCGGGTTGATGAATGGGAGAAATGTAAACAGAGGGTGGCTCGAACCGTGGAAGTTAGTGGAGCTTCATCTGTAGACCTTACCCAAGGCAGGCTAAGAGTAGTTGCAGACAGTGTACAAAGGACATTGCATGTGTGCCTTCAAGGTTTAAGGGAGGTTGCTGTGGCTGCTGCAAGCTCTGTGGCAACATGA
- the LOC123208805 gene encoding pentatricopeptide repeat-containing protein At3g18970 has protein sequence MHSLPRQRCLTLLFLKTLAPIHFQQIHAQLITNSLNSPTLYAKLIQLYCSKPSPLSSRISYCLFSHFQPPNIFLFNTLIRCTQPQPSLILFADWVPKGRLFFDDFTYVFLLGSCARFCSLSTLWLGRQIHGRMVKHGFMLNVLVSTTLIHFYASNKDIISGRRVFDEMTVRSSATWNAMFTGYCSQSKKAKDSAFDALVLFREMLVGINGVKPNDTTILCVLSASSLLGVLEIGACVHGYIEKTIYLPENDVFIGTCLVDMYSKCGCLDNASLIFRLMREKNVLTWTAKATGLAIHGKGNEAMMLLDSMRACSVKPNAVTFTSLFSACCHSGLIKEGLHLFNNMKTKFGIEPNIKHYGCIVDLLGRAGHLEEAYDFIMGIPVKADVILWRSLLSACYVHGNVVMAEKVGKILLQLQPELTSSDMSVTSEDYVALSNVYASAERWLEVESVRREMNVKKIETEPGSSLVQTIRDYA, from the coding sequence ATGCACTCTCTTCCAAGGCAGAGGTGCCTCACGCTTCTCTTCCTCAAAACGCTCGCCCCAATCCACTTCCAGCAAATCCATGCACAATTGATCACTAACTCCCTTAACTCACCTACTCTTTATGCCAAACTCATTCAGCTCTACTGCTCCAAGCCATCCCCGCTATCCTCCCGAATTTCCTACTGTTTGTTCTCTCACTTTCAGCCCCCTAACATCTTTCTTTTCAACACGTTGATACGTTGCACTCAACCCCAACCCTCCCTTATTCTTTTTGCCGACTGGGTTCCTAAAGGTCGCTTGTTTTTTGATGATTTCACTTATGTTTTTTTACTGGGGTCTTGTGCAAGATTTTGTTCACTTTCAACTTTGTGGCTTGGTAGACAGATACATGGACGTATGGTGAAGCATGGTTTTATGTTGAATGTTTTGGTGTCAACTactttaattcatttttatgcAAGTAATAAGGATATAATCTCTGGTAGAAgagtgtttgatgaaatgactgTGAGAAGTAGTGCTACATGGAATGCTATGTTTACAGGTTATTGTTCTCAGAGCAAAAAGGCTAAAGACTCTGCATTTGATGCGTTGGTGCTGTTCAGGGAGATGTTGGTTGGTATTAATGGAGTGAAACCTAATGATACTACCATCCTTTGTGTTCTTTCAGCTAGTTCTCTACTTGGTGTGCTTGAAATTGGTGCTTGTGTTCATGGGTATATAGAGAAGACTATTTACTTGCCTGAGAATGATGTGTTTATTGGTACTTGTCTCGTTGATATGTACTCAAAATGTGGGTGTCTTGACAATGCTTCATTAATTTTTAGGTTGATGAGGGAAAAGAACGTATTGACTTGGACTGCAAAGGCAACTGGATTGGCTATTCATGGGAAAGGAAATGAAGCAATGATGCTATTGGATTCAATGAGAGCTTGTAGTGTCAAGCCTAATGCAGTGACTTTCACTAGCTTGTTTTCTGCTTGTTGCCATTCTGGCCTGATTAAAGAGGGACTTCATTTGTTTAATAACATGAAGACAAAATTTGGCATTGAGCCTAATATAAAGCATTATGGCTGCATTGTCGATCTTCTTGGCAGGGCTGGGCACTTAGAAGAagcatatgattttataatggGGATCCCAGTTAAAGCTGATGTAATCTTGTGGAGGAGTCTGTTGAGTGCTTGCTATGTTCATGGGAATGTTGTGATGGCTGAGAAGGTCGGGAAGATCCTCCTCCAGCTACAGCCAGAGCTGACTTCTTCAGATATGTCAGTGACTAGTGAGGATTATGTAGCTTTATCAAATGTTTATGCTTCAGCTGAAAGATGGCTCGAAGTGGAGAGTGTCAGAAGGGAAATGAATGTTAAAAAGATAGAAACTGAACCAGGTAGTAGCTTAGTTCAAACTATTAGAGATTATGCCTAG